The following proteins come from a genomic window of Verrucomicrobiia bacterium:
- a CDS encoding DUF309 domain-containing protein, translated as MSKKSAKIAAMIEQWRGQELDAHYIGYFECFNQQLYYEAHDVLEDLWLADRKGPNYSYYKGLIQLAGAFVHLQKERLKPSAALFRLAQNNLRKYPVRHDHLNLAVVQNLISEWLGELESNGYSRNPLHTWQKPKLAVEVRSA; from the coding sequence GTGAGCAAAAAGAGCGCGAAGATAGCGGCGATGATTGAGCAGTGGCGGGGGCAGGAGTTGGATGCCCACTACATCGGCTATTTTGAGTGCTTCAACCAGCAGCTCTACTACGAGGCGCACGATGTTTTGGAGGATCTGTGGCTCGCTGATCGGAAGGGGCCGAACTACTCCTACTATAAAGGGTTAATCCAGCTTGCCGGTGCTTTTGTGCATCTGCAGAAGGAACGGTTGAAGCCTTCCGCCGCTTTGTTTCGGTTGGCACAAAACAATCTCAGGAAGTATCCCGTCCGGCATGATCATCTGAATTTGGCAGTGGTGCAAAATTTGATTAGTGAATGGTTGGGAGAGCTGGAAAGTAACGGCTATTCGCGCAACCCCTTGCATACGTGGCAGAAGCCAAAGTTGGCTGTAGAGGTCCGATCCGCATAA
- a CDS encoding zinc-binding dehydrogenase, whose translation MSRHSAGMQAAVLYGKEDVRIESVAEKPLAAGEVRIRIGAALTCGTDLKVYKRGYHAKMIVPPAVFGHELAGTIAEVGVEVNGWAIGERVVVANSAPCGKCFFCGQNQENLCEDLMFLNGAYAQSIVVPARLVQKNLLRLKSATSFTDAALTEPLACVVQGVEDSKLAAGQHVLVLGSGPIGLMFVALAKHLGCRVTVAGRGEQRLALAKRLGAETVIEVPREGDIVPVVEPKLSSKADVVIEAVGKPDVWEASVKLVRKGGMVNFFGGCPSGTSVSLDTTLIHYSNLTLLASFHHTPRTIRRALEFIESGVVTAKDFVDGECALAELPQLFKSMAAGNRAVKTKIAV comes from the coding sequence GTGTCGCGGCACAGTGCGGGGATGCAAGCGGCGGTGCTCTACGGGAAAGAAGACGTGCGGATCGAGTCAGTGGCGGAAAAGCCATTGGCGGCGGGCGAGGTGCGAATCCGCATCGGTGCCGCGCTGACGTGTGGCACGGACCTGAAGGTGTACAAGCGCGGTTACCACGCGAAGATGATCGTGCCGCCAGCGGTCTTTGGGCATGAGTTGGCGGGGACGATTGCAGAGGTTGGGGTGGAGGTGAATGGGTGGGCGATCGGAGAACGCGTGGTGGTGGCCAATTCTGCGCCTTGCGGGAAGTGTTTCTTCTGTGGGCAGAATCAGGAAAATCTTTGTGAGGACCTCATGTTCCTGAATGGAGCGTATGCGCAATCCATCGTGGTTCCGGCGCGCTTGGTGCAAAAGAATCTGCTGCGCCTAAAATCTGCGACGTCATTCACGGACGCTGCTCTCACTGAACCGCTCGCGTGTGTGGTGCAAGGGGTGGAGGATTCCAAGCTTGCGGCGGGTCAACATGTGCTTGTGCTGGGTTCGGGGCCGATTGGGTTGATGTTCGTGGCGTTGGCGAAGCATCTGGGTTGCCGAGTCACGGTGGCGGGCAGGGGTGAGCAACGATTGGCGCTGGCGAAACGGCTGGGTGCGGAGACGGTTATCGAGGTGCCGAGGGAAGGGGACATCGTGCCGGTCGTGGAGCCCAAACTCTCAAGCAAAGCGGATGTGGTGATCGAGGCCGTGGGCAAGCCGGATGTGTGGGAGGCGAGTGTGAAGCTGGTGCGTAAAGGCGGCATGGTGAATTTCTTCGGCGGTTGTCCTTCCGGCACCAGTGTGTCGCTGGATACCACGCTCATCCATTACTCGAATCTTACCTTGCTCGCGAGTTTTCATCACACACCGCGCACGATTCGTCGAGCGCTGGAGTTCATCGAGAGTGGTGTGGTGACGGCGAAGGACTTTGTGGATGGTGAATGTGCGCTGGCTGAGTTACCGCAGTTGTTCAAGTCCATGGCGGCGGGGAATCGGGCGGTGAAGACGAAGATTGCGGTGTGA
- a CDS encoding ribbon-helix-helix protein, CopG family, producing MTTLSVKLDDELESKVKARARALGVTKSEVVRQALSALDDAGPATIDEALAEVRERAARMKPSEKMKESPVIALRKKRNLYARLR from the coding sequence ATGACGACGCTCTCAGTAAAACTGGATGACGAACTGGAATCCAAGGTCAAGGCGCGCGCACGGGCTTTGGGCGTCACGAAAAGCGAGGTCGTCCGGCAAGCCCTCTCCGCTTTGGACGATGCTGGCCCGGCCACCATCGATGAAGCTTTGGCGGAAGTCCGTGAACGGGCCGCACGCATGAAGCCGTCGGAAAAAATGAAGGAATCGCCCGTGATCGCCCTCCGCAAGAAGCGTAACCTGTATGCACGTTTACGCTGA
- the alr gene encoding alanine racemase has product MSGTHRCWAEIDLSALRENLAWLRHAAGPDQRIITVVKADAYGHGLKQIAALLMQSGTDVFGVANLSEARAIRSVGKGWPILMLGACLPDEVDAAVKDQVMPTISSLEEAQRFSEAGAKHRRTVEVHLKVDTGMGRLGAKPEEAVALAQQIAQLPQLNLRGIFSHYASAEDDARSSCQQRERFVSIVNQIGTLGLKPDFIHLRNSGGVIFEPDAVTNTIRPGLLVYGVIPTGKRKMPADLASKLRPALAWKCRVSFVKSVEKGQKLSYGGTFTAMKRMKVATISAGYGDGYLRSGSDRAKVLIGGKLCPVLGRITMDQMLVDVSRVKNVAAGDEVVLIGKQDGKEISAGQVAEWLGTIPWEVLTSITYRVGRVYRGGYAS; this is encoded by the coding sequence ATGTCTGGAACGCACCGGTGCTGGGCGGAAATCGATTTATCAGCCTTACGCGAGAACCTCGCGTGGCTCCGCCATGCGGCCGGACCGGACCAGCGGATCATCACGGTGGTGAAGGCAGATGCCTACGGTCACGGGCTGAAACAGATCGCCGCACTTTTGATGCAGAGCGGCACGGATGTCTTTGGTGTTGCGAATCTTAGCGAAGCTCGCGCCATCCGCAGTGTGGGCAAAGGATGGCCGATTTTGATGCTGGGAGCCTGCCTCCCGGATGAGGTGGATGCGGCGGTAAAAGACCAAGTGATGCCGACTATTTCTTCACTGGAAGAGGCCCAACGCTTCTCGGAAGCCGGGGCCAAGCATCGCCGCACTGTCGAGGTGCATCTGAAAGTGGACACGGGCATGGGACGGTTAGGTGCCAAGCCGGAGGAAGCTGTTGCTTTGGCCCAGCAGATCGCTCAACTGCCTCAGCTAAATTTGCGCGGAATCTTTTCTCATTACGCTTCGGCGGAGGATGACGCGAGGAGTTCGTGTCAACAGCGCGAGCGTTTTGTGTCCATCGTGAACCAAATTGGGACACTCGGGCTTAAGCCCGACTTCATCCATCTGCGAAACAGCGGTGGCGTGATCTTCGAACCGGATGCGGTGACTAATACCATTCGGCCGGGGCTTTTGGTGTATGGGGTGATTCCCACGGGCAAGCGGAAGATGCCTGCTGATCTCGCTTCAAAACTTCGCCCGGCGCTGGCGTGGAAATGTCGGGTGAGTTTTGTGAAGTCCGTGGAGAAGGGACAAAAGCTCAGTTACGGCGGAACGTTTACGGCGATGAAGCGGATGAAGGTGGCGACGATCTCTGCCGGTTATGGTGATGGTTATCTGCGCTCGGGAAGTGATCGTGCGAAGGTGCTGATCGGTGGGAAGCTTTGTCCGGTGTTGGGTCGCATCACGATGGATCAGATGCTGGTGGATGTCTCGCGGGTGAAGAATGTGGCGGCGGGTGATGAGGTGGTGTTGATCGGCAAGCAGGATGGGAAAGAGATTTCTGCAGGGCAGGTGGCGGAATGGTTGGGGACGATTCCGTGGGAGGTGCTGACGAGTATCACATATCGGGTGGGGCGGGTGTATCGTGGGGGGTATGCGTCGTGA
- the tsaA gene encoding tRNA (N6-threonylcarbamoyladenosine(37)-N6)-methyltransferase TrmO, whose translation MAENTDNLTLKPIGYIRTEKPLKFHARHQPLEEVPERNVLELEPDCNYEQALQDLEGFTRIWLIWWFHRNKTWNTLVLPPRGPSKRRGVFATRSPHRPNPLGITPVQLLGVEGRKLILGACDLVDGTPVFDIKPYIPAYDNFPEEKVGWMDEVDALQQAPPQYTVVFSPLAQTQAEWLQQNWNIDFRPRMTELLSHDPTPHRTRRIKRRRTGIFEIGCGAWRAVFTMDDKTVNIEALDAAYTERFLTGSERPDLPDREAQLAYIKVWPHRAGWDEIYDPS comes from the coding sequence ATGGCTGAGAACACTGATAATCTGACCCTAAAACCCATCGGCTACATCCGCACGGAAAAGCCGTTGAAGTTCCACGCCCGCCATCAGCCGCTCGAGGAAGTGCCAGAGCGCAATGTTTTGGAACTCGAACCAGACTGCAATTACGAGCAAGCCCTGCAAGACCTTGAAGGCTTCACCCGCATCTGGCTCATCTGGTGGTTTCATCGTAACAAGACCTGGAACACCTTAGTGCTACCGCCACGCGGCCCATCGAAGCGTCGCGGTGTCTTCGCCACGCGCTCACCGCATCGCCCAAATCCGCTAGGGATCACGCCCGTGCAACTCCTCGGAGTGGAAGGCCGCAAACTCATTCTCGGTGCGTGCGATCTCGTGGATGGCACTCCGGTCTTCGACATCAAACCTTACATTCCCGCTTACGATAATTTCCCCGAAGAAAAAGTCGGCTGGATGGATGAAGTGGACGCCCTGCAGCAAGCCCCGCCGCAATACACCGTCGTCTTTTCCCCGCTCGCACAGACTCAAGCGGAGTGGTTGCAGCAGAATTGGAACATCGATTTCCGTCCTCGCATGACGGAGCTGCTCTCCCACGATCCCACCCCGCATCGCACGCGCCGCATCAAGCGCCGCCGCACCGGCATCTTCGAGATCGGCTGTGGCGCTTGGCGTGCCGTGTTCACCATGGATGATAAAACCGTGAACATCGAAGCCTTGGACGCTGCTTACACCGAGCGTTTTCTCACTGGTTCAGAACGCCCTGATTTGCCCGATCGCGAGGCGCAACTCGCCTACATTAAAGTATGGCCACACCGTGCCGGATGGGATGAGATTTACGACCCTTCTTAA
- a CDS encoding DedA family protein has protein sequence MELLRKFVDLVLHLDKHLDGLIQQYGPWIYVILFLIIFCETGLVVTPILPGDSLLFAVGAMAARPDNLNIWILLVSLTIAAILGDTLNYWIGKYSGEKLTRRFPKLIKKEYLEKTHSFYERYGGKTIIIARFVPIVRTFAPFVAGAGSMTYPKFMSFNVAGALLWMGTLLPAGYFFGNMPIVKNNFGLVVIAIIIVSILPAVVEILREWKKKKDAK, from the coding sequence ATGGAATTGTTGAGAAAATTTGTCGATCTCGTTTTGCATCTGGATAAGCACCTGGACGGCCTTATCCAACAATACGGGCCATGGATCTACGTCATCCTGTTCCTCATCATCTTCTGCGAGACAGGCTTGGTGGTGACCCCCATTTTGCCCGGCGATTCCCTCCTCTTTGCCGTCGGCGCCATGGCCGCGCGTCCGGATAATCTCAACATCTGGATACTCCTCGTCAGCCTCACCATCGCCGCCATCTTGGGCGATACGTTGAATTATTGGATCGGCAAATATTCCGGAGAAAAACTGACGCGAAGATTTCCCAAACTGATCAAGAAAGAGTATCTGGAAAAAACGCATTCCTTCTACGAACGCTACGGTGGTAAGACGATCATCATCGCCCGCTTCGTGCCCATCGTCCGCACCTTCGCCCCTTTTGTGGCCGGTGCCGGCAGCATGACTTACCCGAAATTCATGTCCTTCAACGTCGCCGGTGCACTGCTCTGGATGGGCACCTTGCTGCCCGCCGGTTATTTCTTCGGCAACATGCCGATCGTGAAGAACAACTTCGGCCTCGTAGTCATCGCCATCATCATCGTTTCCATTTTGCCCGCCGTAGTAGAAATCCTGCGTGAGTGGAAAAAGAAGAAAGATGCCAAGTGA
- a CDS encoding serine hydrolase, with protein sequence MITRGSFGAMKSLLAVLIVVLTVNAASAADYFPPPDSEGGWRTLKDAKEIREKAGMDLPKLDQAFDFTQRCSQNGGLLVVRRGYLVYEKYFGRAHRNANPDMASTGKAYTSIACGIMLSEFKDKIPQGLDTKVFTEKYLPEALPLDDARRAEISLGQLLCMSAGYWGEGGAPSAVVMGKPFSLKPVPGQNIKDLDMSSLRVPMWTNAGGGYSYSSPAPHIASMVLRRVTGMELQDYINERLAKPMGWGPWGYCLQRGDFKMPHANGAGSTAVHATDALRFGYCLLRNGKWNGKQLVPAEYIALCNKPSKYNPHTPFALQFENNSDGHVAGAPRDAYYKSGAGGFGIFIVPSLDIVIYKLGGKDNQYDPALTGLPQPFNYDGSRNDWQPIPRTPFHEGSMGGDDGLRRVLEMVAAAVRD encoded by the coding sequence ATGATTACCCGTGGCTCTTTTGGTGCGATGAAATCTTTGCTGGCTGTGTTGATTGTGGTGTTAACGGTCAATGCTGCGTCCGCGGCGGATTATTTCCCGCCGCCGGACAGTGAAGGTGGTTGGCGCACTCTGAAGGATGCGAAGGAGATTCGTGAGAAGGCGGGGATGGATCTGCCGAAGCTCGATCAGGCTTTTGATTTCACGCAACGGTGCAGCCAGAACGGTGGCTTGCTGGTGGTGCGACGTGGTTATCTGGTTTACGAGAAGTATTTCGGACGCGCGCATCGCAATGCGAATCCGGACATGGCCTCCACGGGCAAGGCTTACACGTCGATCGCGTGCGGCATCATGTTGAGTGAGTTCAAGGATAAGATTCCTCAGGGGCTGGATACCAAGGTGTTCACGGAGAAATACCTGCCTGAAGCATTGCCGCTGGATGATGCGCGGCGTGCGGAAATTTCGTTGGGGCAATTACTCTGCATGTCCGCCGGATATTGGGGCGAGGGTGGGGCACCTTCGGCGGTGGTGATGGGCAAACCGTTTTCTCTGAAGCCGGTGCCGGGGCAGAACATCAAGGATCTCGATATGTCCTCCTTGCGCGTGCCGATGTGGACGAATGCAGGTGGTGGTTACTCCTATTCTTCACCAGCGCCGCACATTGCTTCAATGGTGCTGCGTCGTGTGACGGGGATGGAACTGCAGGATTATATCAATGAACGTCTCGCCAAGCCGATGGGCTGGGGGCCTTGGGGTTATTGCCTGCAACGTGGTGATTTCAAGATGCCGCATGCGAATGGTGCGGGCAGCACAGCGGTGCATGCCACGGATGCACTGCGGTTCGGCTATTGTCTGTTGCGTAATGGCAAGTGGAATGGAAAGCAGCTTGTGCCTGCGGAATACATCGCTTTGTGCAACAAGCCTTCGAAATACAATCCGCATACGCCGTTTGCATTGCAGTTCGAGAATAACTCGGATGGTCATGTGGCAGGCGCGCCGCGGGATGCCTACTACAAATCCGGTGCGGGCGGGTTCGGTATCTTCATCGTGCCGTCGTTGGACATCGTGATCTACAAGTTGGGCGGCAAGGATAACCAATATGATCCAGCGCTGACTGGTTTGCCGCAGCCGTTCAACTACGATGGTTCACGCAATGACTGGCAGCCGATTCCGCGCACGCCTTTCCACGAAGGCAGCATGGGTGGCGATGATGGGTTGCGTCGGGTGCTGGAGATGGTGGCTGCGGCGGTGAGAGATTGA
- a CDS encoding right-handed parallel beta-helix repeat-containing protein: MNRLHTLLITFLFFSIVTSPAADIRYAPDWSNIAPKRVIQHTTVDGEALVKAVAALQPGDQLVLAAGTYNVNRLWDIRVSGTATAPIWIVAAPDAKVIFTRPDEKQNVVNIGQGGPVQYLCLRGVEITGGSHGLRLGQCQNVWIDQCHIHHTGGVLLSANSANTHRLYLTRNHIHHGGGHGEGMYLGGNNAQFIMSESVIAQNHIHDCQGSQGDGIEVKQGSWGNLIAENDVHDTQYPCITVYGTAGKPVNIIERNLCRRSADHTMQVQGEAIVRNNILISAKGSGFASTDHQGKTLNLQVLHNTIINTGTAFHGSSWNGREGMILANNILYSRDKNALNFPNGSTGVTITGNIILGSGPKQGTNPGRGLEDFISLTWDGTKHDATPTASAPFHHADPKYLQATDYTNSPRTKPVSGAVKR, from the coding sequence ATGAACCGCCTCCACACCCTACTCATCACTTTCCTTTTCTTCAGCATCGTCACCTCACCCGCCGCCGACATCCGCTACGCCCCCGACTGGTCCAACATCGCACCCAAGCGCGTCATCCAGCACACCACCGTCGATGGCGAAGCCCTCGTCAAAGCCGTCGCCGCCTTGCAACCCGGCGACCAGCTCGTCCTCGCCGCAGGCACCTACAACGTCAATCGCCTCTGGGATATCCGCGTCAGCGGAACAGCGACAGCCCCCATCTGGATCGTCGCCGCCCCAGATGCCAAAGTGATTTTCACCCGCCCCGATGAGAAACAAAACGTCGTCAACATCGGCCAGGGCGGCCCCGTGCAATACCTTTGCCTGCGCGGCGTCGAGATCACCGGCGGCAGTCACGGCCTGCGCCTAGGCCAATGCCAGAATGTGTGGATTGATCAATGCCACATCCACCACACCGGCGGCGTCTTACTGAGCGCGAACAGTGCGAACACCCATCGCCTTTACCTCACCCGAAATCATATCCACCACGGCGGCGGTCATGGCGAAGGCATGTACCTTGGAGGGAACAACGCCCAATTCATCATGAGCGAGAGCGTCATCGCCCAGAATCACATCCACGATTGCCAAGGCTCCCAAGGCGACGGCATCGAAGTGAAGCAAGGCTCTTGGGGCAACCTCATCGCCGAGAACGATGTGCATGACACCCAATATCCCTGCATCACCGTCTATGGCACTGCGGGGAAACCCGTGAACATCATCGAGCGCAACCTCTGCCGCCGCAGTGCCGATCACACCATGCAAGTGCAAGGCGAAGCCATCGTGCGGAACAACATCCTCATCAGCGCCAAAGGCTCCGGCTTCGCCAGCACCGATCACCAGGGCAAAACGCTGAATCTGCAAGTCCTCCACAACACCATCATCAATACCGGCACCGCCTTCCACGGCAGCTCATGGAATGGCCGCGAAGGCATGATTCTCGCGAACAACATCCTCTACTCCCGCGATAAAAATGCCCTCAACTTTCCCAACGGCAGCACCGGCGTCACCATCACCGGCAACATCATCCTCGGCTCCGGCCCCAAGCAAGGCACCAACCCCGGCCGCGGCCTCGAAGACTTCATCAGCCTCACCTGGGACGGCACCAAACACGACGCCACCCCCACCGCCTCAGCCCCCTTCCACCACGCCGATCCGAAATATCTCCAAGCCACTGACTACACCAACTCCCCCCGCACCAAACCAGTCAGCGGCGCCGTGAAACGCTGA